One part of the Mariniblastus fucicola genome encodes these proteins:
- a CDS encoding preprotein translocase subunit SecA, producing the protein MAFELLKTTNTNRSHGRPWLGFLKRFHHDEFVSLSRSRRGIQRLFREVRTFESKLASKSESSIRSLAEDILAKGAQEGASRSLCVNWAGLIAETISRSHGFRLHDVQVQAMIAGAGGAIVEMQTGEGKTVVTGATAAMKLLTSQSVHVGTTNTYLAARDLEDMAATFELLGVSYGLLPEESNESATRRAYRNQVVYGPGYQYGFDYLRDQMNLRKDRQSSLGVSLANRIRGRDPFQNLVQSGSHNVALIDEADSVMIDEAMTPLIISVPGSAHEDPTPYLLAKKFTAEYVEGNEYTLKMPEKKLELTDKASEQAHEAVAKHRTLKLARPWRIYLTNAIRAKQLFTRNVDYVVVDEEVQIVDQYTGRILPDRTWQDGLHQAVEAEENVAIKPGRESTTQITRQRYLQMYDELAGLTGTAASVAKEFNAVYGCRVTEIPTNRPCIRRIDRTRFFADLDSKLEAIAVDVLQRHAKGQPVLVGTKTIEESLQIRDKLVAKGLAPTLLNGIQDEEEADIISCAGQLGAITIATNMAGRGTDIKPDAKALESGGLHVVGVSPNSSRRIDRQLVGRAARQGQPGSAQFFAAATDQLFEDNNRGLQKSIAKRARSNGESSDFTNELAKLQAGIESGNFKQRQNMILRDRWMDTVREAIEKD; encoded by the coding sequence ATGGCATTTGAACTATTAAAAACTACGAATACCAATCGCTCACATGGCAGACCATGGTTGGGGTTCCTGAAGCGATTTCACCATGATGAGTTTGTTTCGCTCTCTCGAAGTCGCCGTGGAATTCAGCGTTTGTTCAGAGAGGTGCGAACTTTCGAGAGTAAGTTGGCGAGCAAATCGGAATCTTCTATCCGGTCGCTTGCTGAGGATATTCTCGCGAAAGGCGCCCAAGAGGGTGCATCGCGATCTTTGTGCGTCAACTGGGCGGGATTGATTGCCGAAACGATCTCCCGGAGTCACGGCTTTCGACTGCACGACGTGCAAGTGCAGGCAATGATTGCCGGTGCTGGTGGCGCGATCGTCGAGATGCAAACAGGCGAAGGCAAGACGGTCGTGACTGGCGCAACAGCGGCCATGAAGCTGCTAACATCTCAGTCCGTCCATGTCGGTACAACCAATACTTACCTCGCCGCACGTGACCTCGAAGACATGGCTGCAACTTTTGAGTTGCTGGGGGTTTCTTACGGACTTTTGCCAGAAGAGTCAAACGAGAGTGCGACACGGCGTGCCTATCGGAATCAAGTGGTCTACGGGCCGGGATACCAATACGGATTTGATTACCTTCGCGATCAGATGAACCTGCGAAAAGATCGTCAATCAAGCTTGGGTGTCTCGCTGGCTAACCGAATTCGTGGTCGCGATCCGTTTCAGAATCTTGTTCAGTCGGGAAGCCATAACGTTGCTCTGATTGATGAGGCCGACAGCGTGATGATCGATGAAGCGATGACTCCTTTGATCATTAGCGTACCGGGTTCGGCGCACGAAGATCCGACTCCCTATCTGTTGGCAAAGAAGTTCACGGCCGAATACGTTGAGGGCAATGAGTACACGCTCAAGATGCCAGAGAAGAAGCTTGAGTTGACCGACAAAGCCAGCGAGCAGGCACACGAAGCTGTTGCAAAACATCGGACCCTCAAGTTGGCCCGTCCATGGCGAATCTACTTGACCAACGCCATTCGCGCCAAACAACTTTTCACTCGTAACGTCGACTATGTCGTTGTTGATGAAGAAGTGCAGATCGTTGACCAGTACACGGGGCGAATACTTCCTGATCGAACGTGGCAAGACGGTTTGCATCAGGCGGTCGAAGCCGAAGAGAATGTAGCGATTAAACCTGGGCGCGAATCAACAACGCAGATTACCCGACAGCGCTACCTGCAAATGTACGATGAGCTTGCGGGACTTACTGGAACGGCTGCATCGGTTGCAAAAGAATTTAACGCCGTGTATGGGTGCAGGGTAACTGAGATACCAACCAATAGGCCTTGCATTCGAAGAATCGATCGCACTCGCTTCTTCGCGGATCTTGACTCAAAACTGGAAGCAATCGCTGTCGATGTTTTGCAGCGGCATGCGAAAGGCCAACCAGTGCTTGTTGGCACCAAGACGATTGAAGAAAGCCTGCAAATCCGGGACAAGCTTGTCGCCAAAGGCTTGGCTCCAACTTTGCTCAATGGGATTCAGGACGAAGAAGAAGCCGACATTATTTCATGTGCCGGCCAATTAGGTGCAATCACCATTGCAACCAATATGGCGGGTCGAGGTACCGACATCAAACCGGATGCCAAAGCTTTGGAGTCAGGCGGATTGCATGTGGTTGGAGTAAGCCCAAACTCTTCGCGGCGAATAGATCGACAACTCGTCGGGCGGGCTGCACGACAGGGCCAGCCAGGATCGGCTCAGTTCTTTGCTGCGGCGACTGACCAACTGTTCGAGGACAACAATCGGGGTTTGCAAAAGTCAATCGCGAAGCGGGCTCGGTCAAATGGCGAGTCGTCAGACTTCACCAATGAATTGGCGAAACTCCAGGCGGGTATCGAATCAGGAAATTTCAAACAACGGCAGAACATGATTCTGCGAGACCGCTGGATGGACACCGTTCGTGAAGCTATTGAGAAAGATTAA
- a CDS encoding TolC family protein, with protein METVKHALDRLFSTGSLPAIAILIVVVSSGLQSANLDAQEQDFRSFNASHVFDQLDAQSASIQVDMSPSWWDEHVAKSFRSQEALPADIHTLLYLALQHSNNIKVAKRDPLIRETAVQEADSNFDWVRYLNTAWNDTSEPIGNTLTAGGTASRFNDNLFQFTGGARRLTRYGGILDISQRFGWQDNNSQFLVPDNQATGQFTVSYTHPLLRGRGQAYNNSLVFLAQVDAQVAEREFLAVLQDELLEVTRAYWSLYLERAVLSHLMRLYLETQQIFKTLEARRDVDTQGTQLVTAASALENRRADLIRARTAVVNAETRLRGLINAPELGNSDEAELIPAEPPALHFYQTALHTEIQSAIQNRPEIQAAIQQVKAGATRLGVAEHELLPALNLVTQAYANGLRGDSDFGGAFGDQFTRGRPSYSIGLQYELPVGNRLAKARLCRRKHELARLQDEYARALEAVKTEVDIAVRELNTSYMETGAKRRALAAAEAEANTIEQRWRRIVDGDGSAGLNLESLLRAQERVTEAERDYVNSVLTYNLSMINLKRANGTLLQSQNVSITKSCQDGCRDIHLSKGEVSDALSRMEEFRTYEVVDDPVAAGVDMVDGFVAEPSVSEGVTEAIEANSLQVEPATQYQQ; from the coding sequence ATGGAAACCGTTAAGCACGCACTAGACCGGTTGTTTTCAACAGGTTCGTTGCCCGCCATCGCGATTTTGATCGTGGTAGTATCATCAGGATTGCAGTCCGCCAATTTGGACGCTCAAGAACAGGACTTTCGTTCTTTCAATGCGTCGCACGTGTTTGATCAGCTGGATGCACAGTCTGCATCCATTCAGGTGGACATGTCCCCATCATGGTGGGACGAGCATGTTGCGAAATCCTTTCGAAGTCAGGAAGCATTGCCTGCGGACATTCATACGCTTCTGTATTTGGCACTGCAGCATTCGAACAACATCAAGGTTGCCAAACGCGATCCTCTGATCAGAGAAACGGCGGTCCAGGAAGCAGACTCAAATTTTGATTGGGTTCGTTATCTCAATACGGCCTGGAACGATACCAGCGAGCCGATCGGCAACACGCTGACCGCGGGCGGAACGGCCTCCAGGTTCAACGACAACCTGTTTCAGTTTACGGGTGGTGCGAGGCGATTGACTCGTTACGGTGGCATTCTTGATATTTCGCAACGCTTCGGCTGGCAAGACAATAACTCTCAGTTTCTGGTGCCCGATAACCAGGCGACCGGTCAGTTCACCGTCTCCTATACGCACCCATTGCTTCGCGGTCGAGGGCAGGCATACAACAACAGCCTCGTTTTCCTCGCGCAGGTCGATGCTCAGGTTGCGGAAAGAGAATTTCTCGCGGTGCTTCAGGATGAACTGTTGGAAGTCACTCGGGCATACTGGAGCCTGTACCTTGAGCGTGCCGTACTGTCGCACCTGATGCGTTTGTATTTGGAAACACAACAGATCTTCAAAACGCTTGAGGCAAGGCGAGATGTTGACACTCAGGGGACACAGCTGGTAACCGCGGCGAGTGCACTCGAAAACAGAAGAGCTGACTTGATCCGGGCGAGAACGGCAGTCGTCAACGCGGAGACAAGGCTTCGCGGATTGATCAACGCTCCGGAGCTTGGAAACTCTGACGAAGCCGAGCTAATTCCGGCAGAGCCTCCTGCTCTGCATTTTTACCAAACCGCTCTGCACACGGAAATTCAGTCGGCTATCCAAAATCGCCCGGAGATTCAGGCGGCGATCCAGCAAGTGAAAGCCGGGGCAACTCGATTGGGTGTTGCGGAGCATGAGCTCCTCCCCGCTTTGAACCTTGTCACGCAAGCGTACGCAAATGGTCTTCGTGGCGATAGTGATTTTGGGGGTGCTTTTGGAGATCAGTTCACCAGAGGTCGCCCCAGCTACTCGATTGGACTTCAGTACGAACTTCCAGTTGGAAACCGATTGGCCAAAGCGCGTCTTTGTCGTCGCAAACATGAGCTTGCACGTTTGCAGGATGAGTACGCCCGCGCGTTGGAGGCTGTGAAAACAGAAGTCGATATCGCTGTTCGGGAGCTTAATACTTCCTATATGGAAACCGGAGCGAAACGTCGTGCGCTCGCGGCGGCTGAAGCGGAAGCGAACACCATTGAACAGCGCTGGCGACGGATTGTTGATGGTGACGGGTCGGCAGGATTGAACCTGGAATCTCTGTTGCGTGCCCAGGAACGGGTTACTGAGGCTGAACGTGACTATGTCAACTCGGTCCTGACTTACAACCTTTCCATGATCAACCTTAAGCGAGCCAACGGGACGCTCCTTCAATCCCAGAATGTTTCCATTACGAAAAGTTGTCAGGACGGTTGTCGTGATATTCACCTGTCAAAAGGCGAGGTGTCCGATGCTCTGAGTCGCATGGAAGAGTTTCGTACCTACGAAGTCGTGGACGATCCTGTTGCTGCTGGAGTTGACATGGTGGACGGCTTTGTTGCGGAGCCATCTGTATCTGAAGGAGTCACGGAAGCAATCGAAGCGAATTCTTTACAGGTTGAACCTGCGACTCAATACCAGCAGTAA